From Methanomicrobiales archaeon HGW-Methanomicrobiales-1, a single genomic window includes:
- a CDS encoding preprotein translocase subunit SecD, producing the protein MNTSALKALVSDWRVAMLIILVVLSVVAIYPHYDQDGKMVSNLQYGLDLQQGSWLQLEFRAEVVGFSTDRPLEEFVTDLSEKLDTEVILVDPTHIEIRKYYSQDALEPIFTTAGGKINTYQQGVSKATAEDVKRILENKINTLGTKDAKVNTLTGMNNIARYIRVELAGVDMKQAQEIVGKQGKFEIRIQTVGDQSEHVLFGDAITSVQNPTQVPAGSDHWGVGFTLSDSGAAAFRNGAIKYGATVDPANHYLVMLLDNKTVYSAPLSEDLAGKLQAEDTRQLFASTGTGKTGTQQATTLEIHLRAGALPVDVNIAGSGGVSAPLGERYKMMALLAGIFALITVGFVIYFRYRESSIVLPMVLINASEIVILLGIISLIKFQLDLPTIAGLIAVVGTGIDQLVVITDEILHEGKVPSPNLYLKRLSRALGIIVVAAATVVIAMLPLALMDLSTLKGFAIITILGVLVGVLITRPAYGKIIMQILSK; encoded by the coding sequence ATGAATACCTCTGCGTTAAAGGCACTCGTTTCTGACTGGCGGGTTGCCATGCTCATCATCCTTGTCGTTCTTTCCGTAGTGGCGATATATCCCCATTACGATCAGGATGGGAAAATGGTCTCGAATCTCCAGTATGGCCTGGATCTCCAGCAGGGGTCGTGGTTGCAGCTGGAATTCCGCGCAGAAGTGGTAGGTTTTTCTACTGACCGCCCTCTTGAAGAGTTCGTCACGGATTTATCCGAGAAACTGGATACTGAAGTAATACTCGTGGATCCGACGCATATTGAGATCCGGAAATATTATTCACAAGATGCGCTCGAACCCATCTTTACAACCGCGGGAGGAAAAATCAATACGTACCAGCAGGGTGTTTCAAAAGCCACTGCTGAGGATGTCAAACGTATTCTTGAAAATAAGATTAACACTCTTGGGACCAAGGATGCAAAGGTCAACACCCTGACCGGTATGAATAATATTGCCCGCTATATCCGTGTCGAACTCGCCGGTGTGGATATGAAACAGGCACAGGAAATTGTCGGGAAACAGGGTAAATTTGAGATCCGTATCCAGACGGTTGGTGACCAGAGCGAACATGTCCTGTTTGGCGATGCGATCACCAGTGTCCAGAATCCCACCCAGGTGCCTGCCGGCAGTGATCACTGGGGTGTTGGATTTACCTTAAGTGATTCCGGTGCAGCTGCATTCCGGAACGGGGCAATAAAATATGGGGCAACGGTCGATCCGGCAAATCACTACCTGGTCATGCTCCTTGACAACAAGACGGTTTATTCAGCACCGCTATCTGAGGACCTTGCCGGAAAACTTCAGGCAGAGGATACCCGGCAGCTCTTTGCCTCAACCGGAACGGGCAAAACCGGAACCCAGCAGGCAACCACTCTTGAAATCCACCTCAGAGCAGGAGCCCTGCCCGTTGATGTGAATATAGCCGGTTCTGGCGGAGTATCCGCCCCGCTCGGTGAACGGTATAAGATGATGGCACTGCTTGCCGGTATCTTTGCTCTGATCACCGTTGGCTTTGTAATCTACTTCCGGTACCGCGAATCCAGCATTGTGTTACCCATGGTGTTGATCAATGCCTCTGAAATTGTCATCCTTCTCGGGATCATCAGTCTCATCAAGTTCCAGTTGGATCTTCCGACCATTGCCGGTTTAATTGCGGTAGTAGGTACAGGTATTGATCAGCTGGTCGTGATCACCGATGAGATCCTGCATGAAGGAAAGGTACCTTCACCGAATCTCTACCTCAAGAGACTTTCGCGTGCACTGGGTATTATCGTCGTTGCCGCAGCAACGGTAGTGATCGCAATGCTGCCCCTTGCGCTGATGGATCTCTCCACGCTCAAGGGATTTGCCATCATCACGATTCTCGGTGTACTCGTCGGGGTCTTAATCACCCGTCCGGCATACGGGAAGATCATCATGCAGATCCTCTCCAAGTAA
- the trxA gene encoding thioredoxin yields the protein MSKPVLFDFFATWCGPCKMQTPILEELAKKMGDSVDIRKVDVDQNMELAEKYGIRVVPTLIIEKDGKVVQSMEGVTDLSTLEKLLKPLVE from the coding sequence ATGAGCAAACCAGTGTTGTTTGATTTTTTTGCCACATGGTGCGGACCCTGCAAAATGCAGACGCCCATTCTCGAAGAACTTGCAAAAAAGATGGGGGACTCGGTTGATATCCGGAAAGTAGATGTCGACCAGAACATGGAACTTGCAGAAAAATACGGGATACGTGTGGTCCCGACGCTCATCATTGAGAAAGATGGGAAGGTTGTACAGTCCATGGAAGGTGTGACGGACCTGTCAACCCTTGAAAAACTCTTGAAACCTCTGGTGGAATAA
- the npdG gene encoding NADPH-dependent F420 reductase, producing the protein MKIGIVGGTGDIGEGMAMRLSPIFDVVVGSREIEKAEATCRMSSETQKKRGVNCSLTGVTNQSAIDDADIVILAIPFKHLAGTLETLHGFEGKTVISPVNPMEKRDFFTSVPPAEGSAALMIKKLLPASAKICTAFNTIAANKWKALDEELVYSVPVCGDDSSAKHEVMDIVNQVSKLQAFDAGPLAASGMVESLTPLLLNIARYNKMRDVGIQFR; encoded by the coding sequence GTGAAGATAGGGATTGTCGGGGGAACGGGCGATATCGGGGAAGGGATGGCGATGCGCCTATCTCCAATCTTTGATGTCGTTGTCGGATCCCGGGAGATCGAGAAGGCCGAAGCGACCTGCAGGATGAGCTCTGAAACCCAGAAAAAAAGAGGCGTGAACTGTTCCCTCACGGGTGTTACAAACCAGTCTGCCATTGATGATGCGGATATTGTGATTCTTGCAATTCCTTTTAAGCATCTTGCAGGCACACTCGAAACACTGCACGGATTTGAAGGAAAGACCGTTATCAGTCCGGTAAATCCTATGGAAAAACGTGATTTCTTCACGTCTGTTCCACCGGCAGAAGGATCAGCGGCACTCATGATAAAAAAACTCCTTCCCGCAAGTGCAAAAATCTGTACCGCTTTCAACACCATTGCAGCCAACAAGTGGAAGGCACTCGATGAAGAGTTAGTCTATTCCGTACCGGTGTGTGGCGACGATTCTTCTGCAAAACATGAGGTAATGGATATTGTCAACCAAGTGTCGAAACTCCAGGCATTCGATGCCGGCCCCCTTGCAGCGTCCGGAATGGTGGAGTCGCTCACGCCGCTTCTTCTCAATATCGCGCGCTATAACAAGATGAGAGATGTTGGTATCCAGTTCCGTTAA
- a CDS encoding Fe-S cluster assembly protein HesB, with amino-acid sequence MLVSSSVKVRHIVRSLAGHYGTIAWWPGDTDEVMIGAILTQQTRWENVERALLELQERQLNTMHSLFSADKQDIEDAIRCTGFFRIKAQRLQSLASHVMESYGSVDRMRQIPTEKLREGLLSVKGIGEETADSILCFGFLRTSFVIDAYTEKIVRCAGVQEKRQELKPLFEKVLACDPEVYRQTHAHMVEYAKEFCGKKRCSECILVNLNG; translated from the coding sequence ATGTTGGTATCCAGTTCCGTTAAGGTCCGGCATATTGTCCGGTCCCTGGCCGGCCATTATGGCACGATTGCCTGGTGGCCGGGAGATACAGACGAAGTAATGATCGGTGCCATTCTGACCCAGCAGACCCGGTGGGAGAATGTTGAACGTGCGCTTCTTGAGCTTCAGGAGAGACAGCTGAACACCATGCACTCGTTATTTTCTGCCGATAAGCAGGATATTGAGGATGCAATCCGGTGTACGGGTTTTTTCCGGATCAAGGCTCAGCGCCTGCAATCCCTTGCTTCTCATGTTATGGAATCCTATGGCAGCGTGGACCGGATGCGGCAGATCCCTACAGAAAAACTCCGGGAAGGGTTGCTCAGTGTCAAAGGAATTGGTGAAGAGACTGCTGACAGTATCCTCTGTTTTGGTTTTTTACGCACCAGTTTTGTGATTGATGCGTATACGGAAAAAATTGTGCGATGCGCAGGTGTGCAGGAAAAACGGCAGGAATTAAAACCCCTGTTTGAAAAAGTCCTGGCCTGTGACCCGGAGGTGTACCGGCAGACTCATGCTCATATGGTGGAATATGCAAAAGAATTCTGTGGGAAGAAGAGGTGCAGTGAATGTATTCTGGTGAATTTGAACGGATAG
- a CDS encoding fuculose phosphate aldolase encodes MYSGEFERIGKRLFAEHLVGGNFGNMSVRSADGGFFIKRTGTCLDVATELVHVPLSGDAPKAASSEYRVHRAVYATTNHAAIVHAHPPYAVAASLVMDAIVPEDSEGEMFCPLIPVVTGAPGSQEVADNVARALSTSKLVIARGHGTFAAGATLDDAYVLTSLAEHSCRVLALKRQFL; translated from the coding sequence ATGTATTCTGGTGAATTTGAACGGATAGGGAAACGATTGTTTGCCGAACACCTTGTGGGTGGCAACTTTGGCAATATGAGTGTGAGATCCGCAGATGGTGGTTTTTTCATCAAGCGCACCGGGACCTGTCTTGATGTTGCTACTGAACTGGTGCACGTACCGCTTTCGGGTGATGCGCCCAAAGCTGCCTCCAGTGAGTACCGGGTGCATCGTGCTGTATATGCCACAACAAACCATGCCGCGATTGTTCACGCCCATCCCCCGTACGCGGTTGCAGCATCGCTGGTCATGGATGCGATTGTCCCGGAAGACAGTGAAGGGGAGATGTTCTGCCCGCTGATTCCGGTGGTGACGGGTGCACCCGGCTCGCAGGAAGTTGCCGATAATGTTGCGCGTGCCCTTTCCACTTCGAAACTGGTGATTGCCCGGGGACACGGCACGTTTGCCGCGGGTGCAACGCTCGATGACGCGTATGTGTTGACTTCGCTTGCCGAACATTCCTGCCGGGTGCTCGCGCTCAAGCGGCAGTTTCTCTGA
- a CDS encoding TIGR04182 family glycosyltransferase, with amino-acid sequence MKFNKDEVCILIPTLNEGPTIGNLVREFTALGYTHILVADGKSSDNTVKSAREAGATVRTQSGKGKGNAIIEAFEVIEQPYILMLDGDGTYSAKDAEKMLTPLFLGFDQVIGDRLINAEEGSFSHLNLFGNHMLNLLFKVAHSRDLHDILSGYRAFTKLAIQQMHLKEKGFEIETEISVESVRNGQRVMVVPIKYSHRPGTATKLSPFHDGIKIVSTIYRLARVNNPMFYFGMMGVFTSILGLLIGVFVVLEWMHNIEHIPLTILTVLLIVVGIEIFMFGMISDMLLVFHREIIREIQILQSPKYPK; translated from the coding sequence ATGAAGTTCAACAAAGATGAGGTCTGCATTTTAATTCCCACCTTGAACGAAGGCCCGACAATCGGTAATCTCGTGCGGGAGTTCACGGCACTCGGGTATACCCATATCCTCGTTGCTGATGGTAAGAGCTCGGACAATACCGTAAAAAGCGCCCGGGAAGCCGGCGCAACGGTCCGCACACAATCCGGTAAGGGAAAAGGAAATGCGATCATCGAGGCATTTGAGGTCATAGAGCAGCCCTATATCCTCATGCTTGACGGTGATGGCACCTACTCTGCAAAAGATGCAGAGAAGATGCTCACCCCCTTGTTCCTGGGATTTGATCAGGTGATCGGGGATCGCCTCATCAATGCTGAAGAAGGTTCATTTTCCCATCTCAATCTCTTCGGCAACCACATGCTCAACCTTCTCTTCAAGGTTGCCCACAGCCGGGACCTGCACGATATTCTCTCCGGGTACAGGGCATTTACCAAACTTGCCATCCAGCAGATGCACTTAAAAGAGAAAGGGTTCGAGATCGAGACCGAGATCTCTGTTGAATCGGTCAGAAACGGCCAGCGGGTCATGGTTGTGCCGATTAAATATTCCCACCGCCCGGGAACCGCCACCAAACTCTCCCCATTCCACGATGGCATCAAGATTGTCAGCACCATCTACCGGCTTGCGCGGGTAAACAACCCGATGTTCTATTTCGGCATGATGGGGGTCTTTACGTCCATCCTGGGTTTACTCATCGGCGTCTTTGTGGTTCTCGAATGGATGCACAACATCGAACACATTCCGCTCACTATCCTTACCGTGCTTCTGATCGTGGTGGGTATTGAGATCTTCATGTTTGGGATGATCAGCGATATGCTGCTGGTCTTCCACCGCGAGATCATCCGGGAGATACAGATCCTGCAATCCCCGAAATATCCCAAGTAA
- a CDS encoding DUF99 domain-containing protein gives MHIPKKGLRALGIAESFSGRTCSTLAGVVMRKDLRIDGFAFGNVTVGGMDATDRILGMVKDLDRSDINVIMLSGCVIAWFNVIDPARIALDTGIPVICVTYEDSDGLEADIRYHFPDDEERITAYRKLGERVPVKIHTHQTIFLRAWGLSQNDAEQLCKDFTLEGKIPEPLRVARLCSRHLVNYRMGNHLSN, from the coding sequence ATGCACATCCCGAAAAAAGGGTTGCGCGCATTGGGCATTGCAGAAAGTTTTTCCGGCCGTACCTGTTCCACACTGGCCGGTGTAGTGATGCGAAAGGATCTCCGGATCGATGGCTTTGCGTTTGGTAATGTAACTGTGGGGGGAATGGATGCTACAGACCGTATCCTTGGCATGGTTAAGGATCTTGACCGGAGTGACATCAATGTCATTATGCTCTCCGGTTGTGTTATTGCGTGGTTCAATGTGATCGATCCTGCCCGCATTGCACTTGATACCGGCATTCCGGTGATCTGTGTCACGTACGAAGACTCGGATGGACTGGAAGCAGATATCAGGTATCATTTTCCCGATGATGAAGAGAGAATCACTGCATACCGGAAACTGGGTGAACGCGTACCCGTAAAAATTCACACGCACCAGACCATTTTCCTGCGTGCCTGGGGTTTATCCCAGAATGATGCTGAGCAACTATGCAAAGATTTCACCCTGGAAGGAAAGATTCCCGAACCTCTTCGTGTCGCCCGGCTTTGTTCGCGCCATCTGGTAAACTATCGAATGGGAAACCATCTCTCTAACTAA
- a CDS encoding rubredoxin encodes MTQDEKGERWVCLECHYIFDPVKGDPKNGIPCGTPWKDVPDSWRCPECKILKAKKGVFKRLDD; translated from the coding sequence TTGACACAGGATGAAAAAGGTGAGCGCTGGGTATGCCTTGAATGCCATTATATTTTTGACCCGGTAAAGGGAGACCCGAAAAACGGTATTCCCTGCGGAACCCCCTGGAAGGATGTACCGGATTCATGGCGATGTCCCGAATGCAAAATCCTCAAGGCAAAAAAAGGTGTCTTCAAGCGGCTTGATGATTGA
- a CDS encoding ubiquinone biosynthesis protein UbiE, giving the protein MSATRHDKIQLHYDSIADVYDHHYDHHRGRRYHTHISSQLMRPLPRGGRLLDIGCGTGLFVEKFIKNGGTAVGLDISGKMISRAHHRCPTSEFILGTGEKIPFCDDSFEAVASLLAFSYVKDPQAMLSESLRVLKPGGTISICTLGKKLLTRGIPAIYQIGEMMKIKHVVMKNFGEHYYDKNEMTALFTEAGFSDVEVSWCSFAHIDMIDPLFNFAQKVEPFVEKRVPQLAYNICVSGRKPQ; this is encoded by the coding sequence ATGAGCGCAACCAGACACGACAAAATCCAGCTCCATTATGATTCCATCGCCGATGTGTATGATCATCATTACGATCATCACCGGGGAAGGAGATATCACACCCATATCAGCAGCCAGCTCATGCGTCCCCTGCCCCGCGGCGGAAGACTTCTCGACATCGGGTGTGGAACCGGACTGTTTGTAGAAAAATTCATTAAAAACGGGGGAACTGCTGTCGGCCTTGATATCAGCGGAAAAATGATCTCGCGGGCACACCACCGGTGTCCCACCAGCGAATTTATTCTCGGCACCGGAGAGAAGATCCCCTTTTGTGACGATTCATTCGAGGCCGTTGCCAGTCTTCTCGCATTCAGTTATGTCAAAGATCCGCAGGCAATGCTCAGCGAATCCCTCCGGGTATTAAAACCGGGAGGAACCATTTCCATCTGCACCTTAGGAAAAAAACTCCTCACCCGGGGAATCCCGGCAATCTATCAAATCGGGGAGATGATGAAGATCAAGCATGTCGTGATGAAGAATTTCGGGGAGCATTATTATGACAAGAACGAGATGACCGCTCTCTTCACCGAGGCAGGATTTTCAGATGTCGAGGTGTCATGGTGCTCCTTTGCCCATATCGATATGATCGATCCACTGTTCAATTTCGCCCAGAAAGTTGAACCATTCGTTGAGAAACGGGTTCCTCAACTGGCGTATAACATTTGTGTGAGTGGCAGGAAACCACAGTAA
- a CDS encoding replication protein C, producing MLWIERYRPKEFSDILGQAPSIRVLSSFAEKRTLPHLILTGPHGTGKSVAVECFARALYKENWELNTSIFQTADLFSQGKALLEQDERYSHLYQKNQSLINNFKYIIKWYASLRPLDTEFKLMVFEDAHTLTLDAQQALRRIMERSSGTCRFIFTTTNQSSIIPAIASRCLPLFFAPVDQDTLLQFLLRIKEIEQTGKQGCSDDDLDLIVQSARGDMRRAILLLQAALETGKCHSLFEIDQSETANVSGSAIKAIKDGDIRGAVRRFESLMIDYGLSGSEVLEQIRIITRREYNHPEIAIALADAELRMQHSNNEFVQIGAFTTKVHTVFS from the coding sequence ATGCTATGGATTGAACGATACCGCCCGAAAGAATTTTCAGACATTCTTGGGCAGGCGCCTTCAATCCGGGTTCTCTCATCCTTTGCCGAGAAACGAACCCTGCCCCACCTGATCCTCACCGGCCCCCATGGTACCGGAAAGAGTGTTGCGGTCGAGTGTTTCGCGCGTGCACTGTACAAAGAGAATTGGGAACTTAATACTTCAATATTCCAGACAGCCGATCTTTTTTCCCAGGGGAAAGCATTGCTTGAACAGGATGAACGTTATTCCCATCTCTACCAGAAAAACCAGTCTTTAATCAATAATTTCAAATATATTATCAAATGGTATGCATCCCTGCGCCCTTTGGATACCGAGTTCAAGCTGATGGTTTTTGAGGATGCACATACCCTGACCCTTGATGCCCAGCAGGCGTTAAGAAGGATTATGGAGCGTTCGAGCGGTACCTGTCGTTTTATATTTACGACAACAAACCAGAGTTCGATTATTCCCGCAATCGCCTCCCGCTGCCTTCCGCTGTTCTTCGCCCCGGTTGATCAGGACACCCTGCTACAATTCCTTCTCCGGATAAAGGAGATCGAACAAACCGGCAAACAGGGTTGCTCGGACGATGATCTCGATCTGATTGTCCAGTCTGCCCGTGGCGATATGCGGCGGGCAATCCTGTTGCTGCAGGCGGCTCTTGAAACAGGAAAATGCCACAGTCTCTTTGAGATCGATCAATCAGAGACCGCAAATGTGTCAGGTTCTGCGATAAAAGCAATAAAAGACGGGGATATCCGTGGGGCGGTCAGAAGGTTCGAATCACTGATGATCGATTACGGGTTATCCGGCAGTGAAGTGCTCGAACAGATCCGGATCATCACCAGAAGGGAGTACAATCACCCGGAAATTGCCATTGCACTTGCAGATGCCGAATTGCGGATGCAACACAGCAACAACGAATTTGTCCAGATCGGGGCATTTACCACTAAAGTCCATACGGTGTTTTCATGA
- a CDS encoding phosphopantothenate/pantothenate synthetase, protein MIPEDHPRYHSLVTREKLACCARTGIVSWEGLTAHGRGEAFDYLIGERTTESARLAERIAAAMLISARHPVISVNGNTAALAGEQIAALQKASGAMVEVNLFHRTEERVKQIEDLLRETGSDVFSGDAERLLPLSHDRAWCRREGMYSADVVLVPLEDGDRCEALVEMGKTVIAIDLNPLSRTARSATLTIVDELTRALPRITSACKAISGPECQHLIKSVDNHYLLSEAIREITLRLGHAMD, encoded by the coding sequence ATGATTCCTGAGGATCATCCGCGATATCACTCACTGGTTACCCGTGAAAAACTTGCCTGTTGCGCCCGTACCGGTATTGTTTCATGGGAAGGGCTTACCGCCCATGGAAGAGGTGAGGCATTCGATTACCTGATTGGTGAACGGACAACGGAGAGTGCCCGGCTTGCCGAGCGAATTGCCGCAGCAATGCTCATCTCCGCACGCCACCCGGTTATATCGGTGAATGGCAATACTGCCGCCCTGGCCGGAGAACAGATAGCGGCGCTCCAGAAAGCGAGTGGGGCGATGGTTGAAGTAAACCTGTTCCACAGGACAGAAGAACGGGTAAAACAGATCGAAGATCTGCTCCGCGAGACAGGATCCGATGTTTTTTCCGGAGATGCGGAGCGGTTACTCCCGCTCTCCCATGACCGTGCGTGGTGCAGGCGTGAAGGGATGTATTCTGCTGATGTCGTGCTGGTTCCCCTTGAAGACGGGGACCGGTGCGAGGCACTTGTGGAAATGGGAAAAACAGTCATTGCAATCGATCTGAACCCACTCTCCCGAACGGCCCGGTCGGCAACCCTGACGATAGTTGATGAACTCACCCGGGCGCTTCCCCGGATTACGAGTGCCTGTAAAGCAATATCCGGACCTGAATGCCAGCACCTCATAAAGTCAGTTGACAATCATTATCTTTTGTCAGAAGCAATACGTGAGATAACATTGAGGCTTGGCCATGCTATGGATTGA
- a CDS encoding GHMP kinase, whose translation MRPNSVSAFCPGHISGYFKKISGSTSLTTGSIGAGIVITEGVTATVMPADSPSVVIMHRAVNGTTTIIARESPLMTSVMERLGVTASITTECRLPIGAGFGLSAAALLASATALNRLFSLGLTPWDIARHSHEIEVEHRTGLGDVAAAQGGGRVIRHGPGIDAKIERNFDLPESLYSISFGPIHTPTVLGSPSQMEQVSSAFPSVVPHDTGEFFTASRQFAEQSGLITDQVKKVFNICEHENIPVGMTMLGNGVFAYGKKARHVLSAFGEVYEFRVSPTGPEITGEEI comes from the coding sequence ATCAGACCAAACAGTGTTTCAGCATTCTGCCCGGGCCATATATCCGGCTATTTCAAAAAGATAAGCGGGAGCACATCGTTAACTACGGGGAGTATTGGAGCGGGAATTGTCATCACGGAAGGGGTGACCGCAACGGTCATGCCTGCAGATAGCCCGTCAGTTGTTATCATGCACCGGGCAGTGAATGGTACAACCACGATAATTGCACGTGAATCACCTCTTATGACTTCAGTCATGGAACGATTGGGAGTGACTGCATCCATAACAACGGAATGCCGTCTGCCGATTGGTGCAGGATTCGGCCTTTCTGCCGCAGCACTGCTTGCTTCCGCCACAGCCTTAAACCGCCTCTTCAGTCTCGGGCTGACCCCATGGGACATTGCCCGCCATTCTCATGAGATTGAGGTAGAACACAGGACCGGGCTTGGCGATGTGGCAGCAGCCCAGGGTGGCGGGCGTGTCATCCGTCACGGCCCGGGGATCGATGCGAAGATTGAACGGAATTTTGATCTTCCGGAATCCTTGTATTCCATAAGTTTTGGACCGATTCATACGCCAACCGTTCTTGGCTCTCCATCACAGATGGAACAGGTATCATCAGCTTTTCCTTCAGTAGTTCCCCATGATACAGGTGAATTTTTTACAGCGTCCAGACAATTCGCAGAGCAAAGCGGATTGATAACAGACCAGGTAAAAAAAGTATTCAACATTTGTGAACACGAGAATATTCCTGTAGGCATGACCATGCTCGGAAACGGTGTTTTTGCTTATGGAAAGAAAGCACGCCACGTACTCTCCGCTTTTGGCGAAGTCTACGAGTTCCGGGTATCTCCCACCGGCCCAGAAATAACAGGTGAAGAAATATGA
- the coaBC gene encoding bifunctional phosphopantothenoylcysteine decarboxylase/phosphopantothenate--cysteine ligase CoaBC: MTLVQTLAGKQIIVAVTGSIAAVETVKLIHALRRRGAMVQPVMSPAATGIIHPDALTYASGRETIQRISGMVEHVQYCGDEGSADLLLIAPCTANTLGKIAAGIDDTTVTTFATTAIGSKKPVVIVPAMHHSMYRHPAVVENIARLQLWGIECAEPRIEEGKAKIADTEEIVLRCERAILPKPLKGKRVLITSGPCREPVDDVRVLTTRSSGRMGRALALQAYRLGADVTVVHRDTFPCVNNMHIETAEEMRIAVHDCFAGKGADLYISAAAISDFAPRKIEGKIPSGKPANLDLAPLPKLLNEVITKYSPKIIAFKLGRDQEKMGKEMIAKGDIAMVLVNGPETMDSEQGEYTLLMQGHTSRVSGTKEEIAAAIWEKMLQ; encoded by the coding sequence ATGACCCTTGTACAAACCCTTGCCGGAAAGCAGATCATTGTTGCCGTTACCGGCAGTATTGCTGCGGTAGAAACGGTAAAACTCATCCATGCCCTGCGACGGCGCGGCGCAATGGTCCAGCCGGTGATGAGTCCCGCGGCAACCGGTATCATCCACCCGGACGCACTCACTTACGCCAGCGGACGCGAGACCATCCAGCGAATATCCGGTATGGTAGAACACGTGCAGTATTGCGGGGACGAGGGAAGTGCGGACCTGCTGCTCATCGCCCCGTGCACGGCAAACACGCTGGGAAAAATTGCTGCCGGAATCGACGACACTACAGTAACAACCTTTGCAACAACGGCGATTGGCAGTAAAAAACCGGTAGTGATCGTTCCTGCCATGCATCACAGCATGTACCGTCACCCGGCAGTTGTGGAAAATATTGCGCGCCTGCAGCTCTGGGGAATTGAGTGTGCGGAACCCAGGATTGAAGAAGGAAAGGCAAAAATTGCTGATACCGAAGAGATTGTCCTCCGGTGCGAACGGGCAATCCTGCCAAAACCACTCAAAGGAAAACGGGTATTGATCACCAGCGGCCCCTGCCGGGAACCGGTAGACGATGTCCGCGTGCTGACAACCCGGTCGAGCGGACGCATGGGCAGGGCGCTTGCGCTCCAGGCATACCGTCTTGGAGCGGACGTGACGGTTGTGCACCGGGATACGTTTCCCTGCGTAAACAATATGCACATCGAAACTGCCGAAGAGATGCGCATTGCAGTTCACGATTGCTTTGCCGGCAAAGGGGCTGATCTATACATCAGCGCAGCTGCGATCTCTGACTTTGCACCCCGGAAAATCGAGGGTAAAATTCCCAGCGGGAAACCAGCAAACCTGGATCTTGCACCACTCCCCAAACTGCTGAACGAAGTGATAACAAAATATTCACCAAAGATCATTGCCTTCAAACTGGGAAGGGACCAGGAAAAAATGGGGAAGGAAATGATTGCAAAGGGGGATATCGCTATGGTGCTGGTGAATGGACCGGAAACCATGGACAGCGAACAGGGCGAGTATACTCTCCTGATGCAGGGCCATACATCCAGAGTAAGCGGAACGAAAGAGGAGATCGCAGCCGCCATCTGGGAAAAAATGTTGCAGTAA